The following is a genomic window from Deinococcus yavapaiensis KR-236.
GCCATTTTCGATTCGCTCGTGTCGAAGGACTTCAACATCGTCATGGCCGCCTTGACCTTCCTCGCGCTCATGACGGCGTTGTTCAACCTCCTCGCGGATCTCGCGTACGCCGTTGTCGATCCGCGCATCCGGTACTCGTGAGGCTGTCATGACGACCACCACCCCGACCGCCAACAAGACGCAAAGCCAGTCCACCTGGTCCGTGGCGCTGCGGCGCTTCCGACGTCACAAACTCGCCATGACGAGCCTCGTCGTGATCGTGCTGCTCGTCCTCATGGCGATCTTCGCGCCGTTCATCGCGCCTCAGGACCCGAACAACTTCAACACCGCCGACCTCAATGCTTACGCCCCGCCGAGCGCTCAACACCTGCTCGGAACGGACGATCTCGGCCGTGACATCTTGTCGCGCATCATCTACGGCAGCCGTGTGAGTTTGCTCGTGGGCTTCGCGGTCGCTTTGATCAGCATCACAATCGGGACGGTGATGGGCGTGCTCGCCGGGTACTTCGGCGGTTTCATCGACACGGCCATCAGCCGTTTCATCGACTTCATGCTGTCCATCCCGTCCTTTCCGTTGCTGCTCGTTCTCGCGGGCTTGCTGGCGAACACGGACGTGCCTTGGATCGTCGTCCTGCGGCAGCAGTACGGCGAGGAATTTAGCGTGTTCGTCGTCGTGGGCGTATTGTCACTGCTCGGTTGGACGGGCACAGCGCGCCTCGTGCGCGGCGAGATTCTCAAGAACAAGGGCTTGGAGTACGTGGACGCGGCGCGCGCCTTGGGCGCTCGCAATGGTCGCATCATGTTCCGCCACCTCGTGCCGAACACTGTCGCGATCATCATCGTGCAAGCCACGCTCTCCGTCGGAGACGCCATTCTCACGGAGGCTGGCTTGTCGTTTCTCGGCTTCGGGATTCAACCGCCCGTCTCGACGTGGGGCAACATGCTCGCCAACGCGCAGGAAGTCGTGTTGACCTATCCCTGGATCACCTTCTACCCGGGCCTCATGATTTTGCTGACGGTGCTCGCCTTCAACTTCCTCGGTGACGGCCTACGCGACGCGTTCGATCCGCGAAGCCGCCTCTGATCCGAAGAGCGCTCGACTTTCCGAGGGTCCCATCGTGGACCCTCGGTTTTTTCTCGTTTTCAGCGGGCTCTTGCTATGCTGACCGCAATGATCGTTCTCGGCATCGACCCTGGCCTCGCGAATCTCGGAATCGGCATCGTGGAGGGAGACGCGCGCAAGGCGCGTCATCTGCATCACGTGTGCGTGTACACCGAGTCGGCGTCGCAACTGCCGAGGCGTCTGCTGTACCTTCACAGCGAGATTTCGCGCCTCATCGAGCTTTATCAACCTGAGGTCGTCTCGATCGAAGACCAGTTCCTTCGCAAGCAGGCGGACGTGGCGTTCAAGGTGGGTCAAGCGGTGGGCGTCGTGCAGCTCGCGTGCGCGCAAGCCGATATCCCGATCTTCTCGTACGGCCCCATGCAGGTCAAGCAGGCGCTCGTCGGTCAAGGCCGAGCGGACAAGCAGCAAGTGCAGTACATGGTCAAGGCGTCGCTGGGCTTGAGAGAAATCGGCTCTTCACACGCGGCGGACGCGCTCGCGCTTGCCTTGACGCACTTGGCGCAACTTCCCATGCAGCGCGCGCTCGCCCGCTCTTCTTGAGATTCGAGTGGAACCCGTTGGCCTGCTGATCTTCACGCTTCTTCCGGCGGCCTTTTGGTTTTGGTTGTTCGCGCGGCGCGACGTCCACCCCGAGCCTGCATGGTTACTGTGGCGTACGTTCGCGTACGGCGCACTTTCCTGGGCGCTCGCGGCGGCGCTCGAACTCAGCGTCACCGTGGTGGCGTCGGGCGTGCTGATGATGCTGCTCGTCGCGTTCGTCGAAGAGAGCGTCAAACTCCTGGCGGCGAGCACGGCCACCCGCGACCGAGAGTTCGACGAGCCGATCGACGGCCTGATCTACGCCGTCACGGCGTCCCTCGGCTTCGCCTTCGTGGAGAACATCGCGTACGGCTTGCAGTACGGGCTGGAAGTCGCCGCTTACCGCGGGCTCGTCACGACCCTCGCTCATGCGCTGTTCAGCGCGCCCCTCGGGTACGCGCTCGCAGGAGCGCGCTTCGCGACAGGTCGCTGGTGGCGCACGCGAGGGCTGGTCATCGCGGTGACGCTCCACGTCACCTTCAACGGCTTGCTGACGGGCGGCGCGGGTTGGGAGCAACTCTTGGCGCTCGTCGGGGTGCTCGCCTTGATGTACGCGCTCGCCGGCCGCCTTTACGCCCGCTTAGAAGTGCAACGGAAGCGGTAACCGCTACAAGACGGGCGCGCCCGTGGTGCCTTCCACCCACTGCTCGCCGTTCTCGCCGACTTCCAGCTTCCACACCGGCAGATACACCTTGAGATGCTCGATCAGGAAATCGCAGGCCTCGATCGCCGCTCGCCGATGAGGACTTCCCACTCCGATCACGATGCTGGGCTCGGCGGGCCGTAGCTCTCCGACGCGGTGAGCGATGTAGATCCCGGCGCAGGCGTGCCGTTGACGCGCGAGGTCGACGGCGTCTCGCATCACGCGTATTGCCATGGGCGCGTACGCTTCATAGCGCAAGTAGGAGATGTCGATGCCTTTGTTGGGAGAGCGGACCGTTCCGACGAAGTAACTCTGCGCTCCCCACTCGGGCCGTACGAGGAATGTCTGCGCTTCGTCCAAGCTTAGTGGCTCCGACCTCACGAGGCAGCGAGTCTCGTCGCCCGCGCCGCCCGCGACGGGAGGCAGGAAGGCGATCTCCACGTTTTGGGAAACGGGCGTGTCAGCCGTGGCGTACCGCTCGTCGACGGCGATCATGCAGCCGGACAGCGAGACACCGTATGCGCGCTCGACGGCGTCGGCGACGTCTCGTACGGTGGCGGATTCGGAAACCTCGATGCGAGCGCTTTCGATGCCCGCTTCGCGCTTCAAGCGCGCGAACAGGAGGATGTTGACGATCATGCGGTCAGGTTAACACGGGGGTGTTGACAAGTTTTAGTTTGAGGACTATTCTTTCTGAGCCTCGATTGAGGCGAGCAGGATGACAACCGGAAGCGACACACGCAAAGTGTGAAATGAAGGACCAAAGGTCAAGATAACAAGGGTCCACGGTGGATGCCCTGGCACCAGAGCCGAAGAAGGACGCGGCGACCGGCGAAACGAGACGGGGAGTTGGAAGCAA
Proteins encoded in this region:
- the ruvC gene encoding crossover junction endodeoxyribonuclease RuvC; protein product: MIVLGIDPGLANLGIGIVEGDARKARHLHHVCVYTESASQLPRRLLYLHSEISRLIELYQPEVVSIEDQFLRKQADVAFKVGQAVGVVQLACAQADIPIFSYGPMQVKQALVGQGRADKQQVQYMVKASLGLREIGSSHAADALALALTHLAQLPMQRALARSS
- a CDS encoding PrsW family intramembrane metalloprotease; the encoded protein is MEPVGLLIFTLLPAAFWFWLFARRDVHPEPAWLLWRTFAYGALSWALAAALELSVTVVASGVLMMLLVAFVEESVKLLAASTATRDREFDEPIDGLIYAVTASLGFAFVENIAYGLQYGLEVAAYRGLVTTLAHALFSAPLGYALAGARFATGRWWRTRGLVIAVTLHVTFNGLLTGGAGWEQLLALVGVLALMYALAGRLYARLEVQRKR
- the opp4C gene encoding oligopeptide ABC transporter permease, which produces MTTTTPTANKTQSQSTWSVALRRFRRHKLAMTSLVVIVLLVLMAIFAPFIAPQDPNNFNTADLNAYAPPSAQHLLGTDDLGRDILSRIIYGSRVSLLVGFAVALISITIGTVMGVLAGYFGGFIDTAISRFIDFMLSIPSFPLLLVLAGLLANTDVPWIVVLRQQYGEEFSVFVVVGVLSLLGWTGTARLVRGEILKNKGLEYVDAARALGARNGRIMFRHLVPNTVAIIIVQATLSVGDAILTEAGLSFLGFGIQPPVSTWGNMLANAQEVVLTYPWITFYPGLMILLTVLAFNFLGDGLRDAFDPRSRL
- a CDS encoding molybdenum cofactor biosynthesis protein is translated as MIVNILLFARLKREAGIESARIEVSESATVRDVADAVERAYGVSLSGCMIAVDERYATADTPVSQNVEIAFLPPVAGGAGDETRCLVRSEPLSLDEAQTFLVRPEWGAQSYFVGTVRSPNKGIDISYLRYEAYAPMAIRVMRDAVDLARQRHACAGIYIAHRVGELRPAEPSIVIGVGSPHRRAAIEACDFLIEHLKVYLPVWKLEVGENGEQWVEGTTGAPVL